In the genome of Fusarium poae strain DAOMC 252244 chromosome 1, whole genome shotgun sequence, the window CAACAAGGtcatcaagaagatcaagggcAATGCCGACGACGAGTCGACGAGTGCGACCGAGGTGGAGGGAGAGGATCAGAATGGCGCAATTGACAAGTTCGAGCCTGCAGCTCCCGGTGGTGATATCCTTCCCCAGCCTTCCAATACTGGAAACAACCCCAACAACCTCTTCTCCAACATCACCGTCTATCTCTCTCGCGAAACCCCACGACAACCTCTCGAATTCCTCCTCAAGTCTTTTGGTTGCAGGCGCGTTGGCTGGGACGCCGTTCTTGGCGATGGCGCTTTCACCACTAACGAGCTTGACCCCAACATCACTCACCAGATCGTTGACCGACCTCCTATCCAGGCTActgacgatgaggaggctGACGGTGATGACAACCAGACATCACAGAAGCTTGCTGCCAACCGACGAGTCCCTGGACGAACATACATCCAGCCTCAATGGGTTTGGGACAGTGTGAACGACGGCGAGCTGAAGGAGGCTCATCTGTACGCTCCTGGTGCTGCCCTTCCTCCCCATTTGAGTCCCTTCGTGAGGAACGTCCAGGGCGCATACGACCCTACTGTTTCTCTGGAAGAGCAAGAGCCCGAGGCTGAGGCCATTGAGGCTCAGAGCGACGGCGAGGATGAAGTTGACGACACCGCCGAGGGCATGGATGTTGCTGACTCTGATGAGGGAGAgggcgaggatgatgagttcGGCGGTTTCTCTGCCGACGagcaagaagaggatgacgaggaggaggaggacgacgCCGAGCAACGGCAAGATGAGCTCGAGGCTGAGCTTACTGGCGGTGCTGTTAAGTCCAAGAACACAAACGCCAAGGCtaaggccaaggaggatgCTCGCAAGGCCCTttccaagaaggccaaggaagaggccgaggaTCTTGATCGTGCAAAGGGTATGCttagcaagaagaagagaaagttGTATGAGCAGATGGTATacaccaacaacaagaagAGCGCCGAGGATCAGAAGCTGCGGGCAAAGAGGAGAAAGtttgaaaaggaaaagaacaagGGCAAGGCTAAGGCGTAATGTAAGGCTGTTTTATACCATGTCGATAGATTCTAGTTATACGCGTTTAAAAGCATTTATTGAATGTTCTAAATCTGGATGGTGCTGCGTGAGCTTGTCTTGATGTTGTTTGTGAATAAACGGTGGTTGCGCGGTGGATAACTTACTTTTCCTTTACAACTTTTACCTCTAAAAAAAACTTGAACTTGACATCAAACTCGCATTTCTTAGGCAACATAATTGGCCAATATACCCGTTTGATTATGTGACTTTTTGCAATATTGCCTGATTCATCTATTCAttcttttcatcatcatcatcatcatttaGCACCTCACAACTATGGAATCTAGTGCCACCGCCTGGGAATTAGATAGCGATGAGATTGCATCTATTGCCTCTGAAGACTTGCACGCCCACAGGCCAAACCGCTGGACAGGACCCAAATCGACATGGCGTACTCTAACAGAAGAAGATCGTCTGGTATGGCAATCAATGAAACAAGTgcaagatcaagatcttGCAGTGCATCTATATGATGCTTTTGCTCTTAAGCGCCAAGGTCAAAACGAGGCAACGTCCCAGAATTTAATCGTCAAGACAGTAAGGAACTCCAAAACTTTCTCAAAATATAAATGAGACTAACGGGGAGATGTAGGAATCTGGTCAAGATGGTGTCTGGGCGCCGCCCAAGTTATGGACAGCATGGCCACTCAAACACAAATATGTGCATACCCAACGGCTGGTCGACGGACAGcacgacgaagatgatcgCTTCACCTTTCGAAGACAGGAAGAGATATTGCCAAGCACTGAGTTGGAAGAGGAAATTTCGGCCACCATACTGAGAACCGCCAAACGGCGCTTTCGTAGGAAGAAGAGTAGGGCGGCCAAGCAATCCGTTGAAGACTCTCTACCGCAATCTATTGAGAGCGGCGGCAGCACGCCCAATGTCTTATCGCGGGAGTCATCGGCCAAGCCTGatacagaagaagaggacgaaAAGATGGTACTTGACTATGGCGAGGCTAAACCAACTCGCCAGCGGAAGAATCCAAAGACGTATGAGCCGGTAGAGTCTACTAACGACGAGGCATCATATGCACTTTTGCGGCCATCAACTCGACACATTCTCTCAAAGCTCGACAACGCACTGCTAATCCTTCAAAATTCACGAGAAGCTGGTATGAATTACGTATCCGACTCTTCAACCGAGGAAGAATCGGACAACCACAGCCAAAGCGGACAGAGGAAATCTCGTGGCCGCCCCAGAAAGATTACGCCTGAGATAGCCTCATCTGCATCCACCTCACCAGCTCATGGTGGAAAAACTAGTAGACGTGGACGTCCCCGAAAAATCCACGTTCCCCTCGATGGAGAAACACAGGAGGAAATGGCCCAGCGTATCGCCCGCGAATCTCACCGAAAGATGCCCATCACAACAGAAGACAGGGACGCAGCTTTTGAGGAATGGGTCCGCAAGGGTGATGAGATTATTGAGCGCGAACGATCCTTGTCTATCAAGCGCGCGAGGTCTCAAGGTACTGAGACAGGAGATGAGTCGGCATCGGGAACCAATGCGGATCGCAAGCGGGCTAGATTGGGTCTTCGTGACTGGAGCGATGTACTCGGTGCAGCCGCCTTGGCAGGGTTCTCTGGAGATGTTATCGCGAGGACGGCACGACGATGCGCTGATTTGTTTGGAGAGGGCATGGTTGTTCGGACATTGAATGAGGTGCCTGCTACACAGGACAAGGGCACCACTTCTATCGAATACCGTCCGGAGCCTGTCCAACTATCCTATTCAGACTCTGATGCCGATGATGAAAGCGACGATGGTGCAGACCTTGTACAACGGCGTGTCATATCCCGCCAAGCCTCTCTCGCCCATTCCAGCCGAAGTCCCGATTCAATTCATAGCGGTGGCCGTCGCTCAACACGGTCCCC includes:
- the NOP7 gene encoding mRNA-binding ribosome synthesis protein nop7 (BUSCO:18686at5125) — its product is MPRIKKKGQAGASKNYVTRNQAIRKLQISLPDFRKLCIWKGIYPREPRSRKKVSKSSTSSTTFYYTKDIQYLLHEPLLQKFRDQKVLEKKISRALGRGDVTDAARLEGNAARPEKTGKPRYTLDHVIRERYPTFIDAIRDLDDCLSMLFLFANLPSTSSVPAKMIARCERLCLEFQHYLIVSKSVTKSFLSIKGIYYQANIQGEEVLWLVPYKFNQRVVGDVDFRIMGTFIEFYMTLLGFVNFRLYTSLGLKYPPKFDQAKDEAGAELGAFTLEGKTLVGADEKEQKTLEASEHKPDPKVQAAVNKVIKKIKGNADDESTSATEVEGEDQNGAIDKFEPAAPGGDILPQPSNTGNNPNNLFSNITVYLSRETPRQPLEFLLKSFGCRRVGWDAVLGDGAFTTNELDPNITHQIVDRPPIQATDDEEADGDDNQTSQKLAANRRVPGRTYIQPQWVWDSVNDGELKEAHLYAPGAALPPHLSPFVRNVQGAYDPTVSLEEQEPEAEAIEAQSDGEDEVDDTAEGMDVADSDEGEGEDDEFGGFSADEQEEDDEEEEDDAEQRQDELEAELTGGAVKSKNTNAKAKAKEDARKALSKKAKEEAEDLDRAKGMLSKKKRKLYEQMVYTNNKKSAEDQKLRAKRRKFEKEKNKGKAKA
- a CDS encoding hypothetical protein (BUSCO:29546at5125) — its product is MESSATAWELDSDEIASIASEDLHAHRPNRWTGPKSTWRTLTEEDRLVWQSMKQVQDQDLAVHLYDAFALKRQGQNEATSQNLIVKTESGQDGVWAPPKLWTAWPLKHKYVHTQRLVDGQHDEDDRFTFRRQEEILPSTELEEEISATILRTAKRRFRRKKSRAAKQSVEDSLPQSIESGGSTPNVLSRESSAKPDTEEEDEKMVLDYGEAKPTRQRKNPKTYEPVESTNDEASYALLRPSTRHILSKLDNALLILQNSREAGMNYVSDSSTEEESDNHSQSGQRKSRGRPRKITPEIASSASTSPAHGGKTSRRGRPRKIHVPLDGETQEEMAQRIARESHRKMPITTEDRDAAFEEWVRKGDEIIERERSLSIKRARSQGTETGDESASGTNADRKRARLGLRDWSDVLGAAALAGFSGDVIARTARRCADLFGEGMVVRTLNEVPATQDKGTTSIEYRPEPVQLSYSDSDADDESDDGADLVQRRVISRQASLAHSSRSPDSIHSGGRRSTRSPGPPSATRSRSGSTGGLVFCPIPSCDRAANGFNRKHNLRRHMELVHQGQTEEQDSDEEVVGGVHVDGFLKPIVPGRGWRGEDTMKRQRKRKEFWGDKSGTSREASYAEDDLPF